A stretch of DNA from Mycobacterium senriense:
ACCCCCAGACGTTCGCGCGCTCCAAACTGGCCTGGGCCGAGGTCGACACCGGCGAGCACGCCCGGCTGCTCGGCCTGTATCGCGACCTGATCGCCTTGCGGCGCAACCACCCCGACATGGCCGATCCCTGGCTGGAACACCTCGCGGTCGAATTCGACGAGGACGAACGCTGGATCAGCATGTCACGTGGCCGGTTGCGCATCGTGTGCAACCTCGGCGCCGAGCAGGTTAGGGTCCCCCTCACCGGCGAGGTGGTGCTGGCCTGGGACGAGCCGGACGTCGATGCCGACGGCACTGTGCTACAAGGCCATTCGTTCGCCATCCTGTCGGTCTGAGCGGCCTGTGGATAACTGAATAGCGGCACGGCGGGCGCACCCCCGATGATGCCGCCATGAGTCAATCTGAATTCGGTCCCCCGCTAAGGCGGATTTGTCTGCGCAAGCCGAGCCGCCGCGCCACCAATCCGGCGTCGGGCCGCCGCACCGTGCGTCACGACATGCCGCCGTATCCCAGCGTCGAGCAATTGTGGAGCGGCCCCGGGCCCGGCGCCGGTGACGACCAGGAGGGCGCTTGAGCCGCGGCTAGACGGTGGCCCGCCCGGCCGGATGCACCGCCCGGGCGACCGCGTCGGCGAGTGGATCGATCTCGTCGGGAGTCACGTCGGAGATCGTGATGCGGATGCCCGGCGGCGTGTTCATCCGGAACCGGCTGCCCGGGGCCGCCGCCCAGCCCCCGCCGAGCAGCCGCGATACCGCGACCGTCTCGTCGGGAACCGGCACCCACACGTTGAGCCCGGAGCGGCCGTGAGCCGGTAGACCGCGTTCGGTCAGGGCGCCGCAGAGCCGTTGGCGGCTGTCGGCGTAGTGCCGCTCGGCCGTCGCGACCAGCTCCCCGGCCGCCTGGTCGGACCACAGGGCGACGGCGAGCCGCTGCAGGAAGTGGCTCACCCAGCCCGGCCCGAGCCGCAACCGGCCGTGCACGCGCTCAATCGTGCGGTGGTCCCCGGCCAGCACGGCCACCCGCAGGTCGGGGCCGTACGCCTTGGATGCCGAGCGGACGAACGCCCAGTGCGCGGTGCAGCCGGCCAGGGTGTGCAGCGGTGCCCCGGAGATGCCCGCGCAGTGGTCGTCTTCGACCAGCAGCAGATCCTCGGCCCGCCGCGCCAACAGCGGACGCAGCGACTCGGCGCGATGCGCCGAAAGCGCAGCGCCAGTGGGGTTTTGGGCGCGGTTGGTGAGCACCAGCGCACGCACCCCACTGCCCAGCGCCCGGGCCAGGTCGTCGGCCAGCGGGCCTTCGTCGTCGACCCGCACCGGTTCGGCCGAAAGCCCCAGTGCGGCAAAGAGATCGAGGAGGTTGGCCCAGCCCGGATCCTCGACGGCGACACGATCACCGGGGCGCAGATGCGCGGTGAGCGCGCGCTCGATGCCGTCCAGCGCGCCGCTGGTCACGGCCAGGTGATCGGCGGGGATCCCGTCCGCGAGCAGCGCACGGCGGGCGAATTCCTCCAGCGCCGGCGAGACGGCCGGCTCGCCGTACAGCACGGGAGGGCCGGCACCCGGGCCGGCCAGCGAGGCGCCGGCGATGGGCAACAGGTCCGGGTGCGGGTTGCCGGTCGACAGGTCGCGCACGCCCGCGGGCACGTCGAGGCCGAGCAGCGAGCGCGGGGTGGTCGCCGGGCGATGACGCACGCGGGTGCCGCGCCGGCCGGCGGTCTCGACGGCCCCGCGATGCCGCAGCAGGCGGTAGGCCGCGGCGGCGGTGTTCGCGTTCACGCCGAGCCGGGTGGCCAGCTCGCGCACCGGCGGGAGCGCATCGCCGGGAGCCAGGGAGCCGGCCGAGATCGCCGCTTCGATGCTGGCGGCTATGGATTCCGCCCCGGATCCGGTTATGCTGTTTTGTACTGGCACGCAATCCATTATGTACTAGAACAAACTAGAGGGCAATCTTGTGGACACCGCATACCAGCCGACGGCACGCACCACCCCGACCCGCTACCGGGAGCGCGCCCGCTACGAGCGCAGCGCCATTCGCGACATCCTCGACGAGGCGCTGATCTGCCACCTGGGCTACTCGAGCGCCGGTCGGGACGGTGGTCTTGCCCACGACACATGCCCGGCTCGACGAAACGCTCTACCTGCACGGTTCGACGGGCGGCGGCCCATTGCTGGCGGCCAGGGCGGCCCAGGCGTCCGGGTCGGGCCTGCCGGTCTGCGTCACCGTCACCCTGGTCGACGGGCTGGTGCTGGCCCGGTCGGCGATGCACCACTCGGTGAACTTCCGCTCGGTGGTCGCGGTGGGCGACGCCCGCGTCGTCGACGATCCGGCGGAGAAGTCGCGCGCGCTGAGCTGCCTGCTCGACCACATCGCGCCGGGGCGCGCCGCCGACTGCAGGGCGCCCGATGCCCGCGAGCTCGCCGCGACCGGGGTGCTCGCGCTCGACCTCGTCGAGGTGTCGGCGAAGGTGCGCAGCGGTCCCCCGGCCGACGATCCGCAGGACCTTCCGCTGCCTCACTGGGCGGGCGTGGTGCCGCTGAGCCTCACGGCCGGAACGCCGGTGCCCGCCGACGACCTCGACCCCGGGGTCGCGCTGCCGCGCTACCTGGGGGCTAGCTACTTCGACCTGAAAAACGGTTGATGGTCTGAGGGCGCTCGAGCTGACGGCCGAGGCTGGTCGATCGGGCTGCTGGTCTGCGCTGTTCATGCGGCCAGGGCGCTGATCTTGACCAGGTTGTGGGCGAAGACTCCGTGTCCGCACCAGGTTCGAGCTCCCGTCAGGGTGGTCAACTCGGTGCGGTTCCAACCGTAGCTGCGTTTGAGGTGGTTGATCCGGCCTTCACATCCGGTTCGCCATTTGATCTTGGTGCGGAATGCTCTTCGGTGTTCGAACTCCCGGCGGGTGGCACTGGGCTTATTGGCACGCGGGATCGCGACGCGGCGAACCCCGAGGTCGTGCAGTTCGGTTTCCACCGACGCGTATCCATAGCCGCGATCAGCAGTCACCGCTGTTGGTGCACCACCGGTGCGTTCTGTTATGCGTGCGATGGCCGGCACCAATTGCGGTGCATCAGCAGGGTTTCCGGTCTCGACGGTGTGGTCGAGGATGACCCCGTCGGCGTTGTCTACGACCTGGGCTTTGTAACCGAACTCCACCGGCTTACCGAGCCGACCCTTGCGGATGGGGCGGGCATCGACGTCATGGAAACTGACCATCCGGGTCGCTGAATCAGGCATCACTCCGGCCAGCCGGCTGCGGGTCTGAGCCACCACTAGAGCGGTGCGTTGCAACAGCGTATCGAGGTCATTGATCGCTCGGCGCAATTGGCCGCAACGCCGACCGGTCGCGGTGGGCAGACTCCGTCGGGCGTTGCGCAGCACCGCCTGGGCATCACGCACCGTCGATTCGGCGATACCGGCCAGATCCCCGGTAATCCGCAGCACCGCAGCCTGGCCCTCCTCGCGCGCCGCTGCACCGCGCAGACGCAGCTTGGCCGCGATCGAACGGGCCCGCTGCCCCCGCGGAGCGACTGCGGTCGCGCACCCGGGTGCGCGTCGCTCCGCCGGCGGCTTGAATACGCGTGATCGTGCCAGCGATGCTGCCCACGGCCTTGGCCAACAAACCCGAGTCGGTCGGATAGGCCACCGCCGCTGGCACCACGGTGGTATCCGCACGGACCTTGTCGGTTCGCAGCAATTTGCGCTCGGTGGCTTTGGCCAACAGCGCATCGTTGAGCCCGGCCACCGCAGCATCGCCGCACCGGCGGGTCAGCTTCATCAACGTGGTCGGATGCGGGACCCGTGTGCCGAACGGGATTCGGCAAAACCGTTGCCAGGAAATCGAATCACCCACCTCACGACACAGCGACTCATAACCCAGCCCGTAACGGAACTTCAGGAACATCATCCGCAGATAGGTCTCCATCGGTACCGACGGACGCCCCATTCGTGCGTCGAAAAACGACACGAAAGGCGCGAAGAACGCTGGGTCGTCGAGCAGCCTGTCCACCCGCGCCAATTCGTCGGGCAACACCAGCAGCTCCGACGGCAGTATCGCGTCCCACAACGACGGCTGGTCGTTTAAAGTTCTCAGCACGATGGCCTCGATCCCTTCTTGCCCAAGGGTTCGAGGCCATCATCTCGTCAAACAACGGCCACTTCAGCCACCGCCACACCCCGACTTTTTCAGGTCGAAGTAGCTAGAGCAGCAGGTATCGGTAGGCCGGCGAGCCCGGTTTGAGGCTCTCGACGTGCAACTCCGTCGCACGCATCCGGGCCAGCAGGCCGTCCAGGTCGGCCGACGACCCCAGCTGGATGCCGACCAGCGCCTCACCGGTCTCCCGGTTGTTGCGCTTGACGTACTCGAACAGGGTGATGTCGTCGTCCGGCCCGAGCACCGTGTCGAGGAAGCGGCGCAGCGCGCCGGGTTCCTGCGGAAAGTCCACCAGGAAGTAATGCTTGAGGCCGAGGTGGACCAGCGAGCGCTCGAGCACCTCGCCGTAGCGCGACACGTCGTTGTTGCCGCCCGAAATCAGGCACACCACAGTGGATCCCGGCTCGATGTCGGCGTCCAGCAACCCGGTGACGGACAGCGCACCCGCGGGCTCGGCGATGATGCCCTCGTTCTGATACAGCCCGAGCATCGAGGTGCACACCGCTCCCTCGTCGACCGCGGTGATCGACACCATGTCGCCGGCGGCCGCCAGCGCGGCGTAGGTCAGGTCGCCCGCCCGGCGCACCGCGGCACCGTCGACGAACTGGTCGACGTGGTCCAGCGTCACCGGCTCGCCGGCGGACAGCGCGGCCATCATCGCCGCGGCGCCGGCCGGCTCGACGCCCAGCACCGAGGTGTTGTCGGTGCGCTCGGCGAGATAGGTGGTGATGCCGGCGATGCAGCCGCCGCCGCCCACCGGGACGACCACCAGGTCCGGCTCGTTGTCGAGCTGATCGAGCAGTTCGACGCCGATGGTGCCCTGGCCCGCCATGGTGCGCAGATCGTCATAGGGCGGCACCAGGGTGGCGCCGGTGCTCTGCACGTCGGCCAGCGCCGCCTCGGCGGCGAGGTCGTAGGTGGTGCCGCCCACGATCAGGTCGATGAAGTCGCCGCCGTGATAGCGGATCCGGTCGCGCTTCTGCATGGGCGTCTTGGCCGGCACATAGACGCGGCCGTGCACCTGCAACATCCGGCACGCGTAGGCGAAACCCTGCGCGTGGTTGCCCGCCGAGGAGCACACCACGCCCGCGGCCAGCTCCGCCTCGGACAGCTGGACCAGCAGGTTGTAGGCGCCGCGCAGCTTGTAGGAGCGCACGATCTGCAGGTCCTCGCGCTTGAGGTAGACCTGCGCGCCGGTGAGCGCCGATAACCGATCGCTGAACTGCAGCGGGGTCGGCGCGACCACCGCGGCGATCCGCTTGGCCGCGCTGTCGATGTCAGCCGCGGATAACGGCGAGACGCTCGGGCTCTGGCTCAATTCGGCGGACACTGATTAATGGTGCCACGACGGCCGACCAACTCCGGAATTCAGCCGACCGGGGTCAGCACGAACACCGGGATCTGGCGGTCGGTCTTGGTCTGATACTCGGCGTAGTCCGGCCACGCCTGCACGGCACGCTCCCACCAGGTGGCCTTCTCATCGTCGAAGACCTCCCGGGCCTCGTAATCGCGGGTCACCGAGCCGTCCTGCAGCTCGACGCGGGGGTTCTTCTTGATGTTGTGGTACCAGACCGGGTGCTTCGGCGCCCCGCCCAGTGAGGCGACGACCGCGTACTGGCCGTCGTGCTCGACCCTCATCAGCGGTGTCTTGCGCAGTTTGCCGGTCTTCGCGCCGACCGTGGTCAGCAGAATGATCGGCTTGCCCTTCATGTCGGCGGCCTCGGCTCCCCCCGACTCGGCGTATTTGTCGGCTTGCTCGCGAGACCAATCCAATGGGCTCGGCAGGTACTCCCCTTTTAGCGGCATGGCCTCAACTCTAGGCGCGGTTTTCGCGGTCCGGCGAGGCCTGTGATAAGGGTGCCGCCCCGGTGAGGTAGTGGGCGAGCACCGGGCGCAGCCATTCGGTCAGCGTCGCGTCGTCCATCGCGGCCAGCGCGGGCATCCCGACGACGTTGCGCGCCATGGCGATTCCCAACACCTGCGATCCCACCATCGCGGTCCGCTCGGCGGCGCGGTCGGGCGTGACGGAGGCCAGGGCCGGCGTCACCTTCTCGACGAACACCTCCAGCAGCGCGTCGGCGGCCGTGCGGTTGGTGGCCGCCGCGCGCAGCAGCGGCAGAAACGACCCGGCCGGATCCCACACCCGGATGAGCAACGGCACCAGCACGTCGGCGATGCGGTCCGGGGCGACGCCGGTGAGGTCCGGGAAGGTGATGTCGAGCCGCGAGACCGCGGCGAACAGGTCGGCCTTGTTGCCGAAGTAGTGCATGACGAGCGCGGGATCGACGCCGGCCTCGGCCGCAATCGAACGGATGGTGGTCCGCTCGAAGCCGTGCGTAGAGAACAGGGTCCGCGCCGCACCGAGGATCGTCGCGCGGGTGACTTTGCCGTCGCGGGTGGGCATGCCGAAATTCTAGTTCAACAACTGTTGACATCGCCAACAACCGAGCTTAGGTTGATTTCAACAGTTGTTGAACCGGTTGGCCGAGGAGGCCGGACATGACCGTGACCGTCATCCAGATCGGGCTCGATCCTGACGTGATCGATTACTCGTCACCCGAGTTCGCCCAGTTCGCGGGCCTGTCGAGGGAGGTGCTGCGGGCCGCCAACGACGACAACGTGGCGGGTCTGCGTGCCGCCGGCTACCAGGTCGACAACTGCCTGATCGACTTTGGCACCGCCGGCGCCGAGAAGGCCGGCGAGTGGCTGCGCGCCAAGCGCTACGACGCCGTGCTGATCGGCGCCGGGATTCGCCTGGTCGTCGGCAACACCCTGCTGTTCGAGTCGATCGTCAACATCGCGCACATCACCCAGCCCGGCTGCCGCTTCGTCTTCAACCAGGCAGCGCAATCCACCCCCGGCGACATCCGTCGCTGGTACCCGCAACCGGAAGGAGCGGTCCGATGAGTACAACTACCGTTCGCGAGGTCGACGTCCTGGTGGTCGGGGCCGGCCCCACCGGCCTTACCGCCGCGGGTGACCTGGCCCGCGCCGGACGGTCGGTCACGGTGTTGGAGCGCTGGCCCGCCGAAAACCCGACCAGCCGCGCGTTCGCCGTCATGCCCCGGACGCTGGAGGTCCTCGACGCGCGCGACGCTGCCGACGAGCTGCTCGCGGTCGGGCAGCGCGGGCCGGACGTGACCCTGTTCGCCAGGGCCCGCCTCGACCTGACCCGCCTCAATTCGGCCTACCCGTTCGTCCTGATCACCCCGCAGACCAACGTCGACGCGGCACTGCGCCGCTACGCGGTGGCCGAGGGGGCCGACATCCGGCGCGGCGTCGAGGTGGTCGCGCTCGAGCAGGACGCCGCGGGCGTCACCGTCACCGCCCGCCCCAAGGGCGACGGCGATCCCGCACACCGGCAGACGTGGCGGGCGCGGTACGTGCTCGGCGCCGACGGGGCGCACAGCACGGTCCGCACGCTGCTGGGCGTCGAGTTCCCCGGCAAGATGGTGCTGACCTCGCTCATGCTGGCCGACGTCAAGCTGGCCCACGGCCCGTCGCGCGGCGGGCTGGTGGTGAACACCACCGGTGACGTGTTGGGGTTCTTGGCCCCCTACAACCGCCACGACGGGGACGGCTCGTGGTACCGGGCCCTGGTCTGGGACCGCGACCACCAGCTGCCCGACAGCGCGCCCGTCGACGACGCCGAGATCATCGACGTCCTGGCCCGCGCCATGCGAACCGACTTCGGCGTGATCGAGATCGGCTGGAAGTCCCGATTCCATTGCGACGAAAGGCAAGTCGCGCAGTACCGGCACGGACGCGTGTTCCTGGCCGGCGACGCCGCGCACGTGCACTCACCGATGGGCGGCCAGGGCATGAACACCGGCATTCAGGACGCCGCGAACCTGGCCTGGAAGCTCGACGCGGCGCTCGGCGGCGCCGCCGACGCCCTGCTGGACACCTACCAGGACGAACGCCACCCGATCGGCAAGCGGGTGCTCTTGCAGTCCGGGATGATCGCCCGGGGCGCGACGCTGCACCGGCGGCCCGCGATATGGCTACGTAACCTGTTGGCGCCCAACCTGCTTCGGATACCCGCGGTGCAGGACTTCGTGGCCGGCAGTTTCGCGGGCACGACGTTGCGGTACGGCCGGCGCGGACCGGTGGGCACCCGCGCCGCCGCGATACCCCTCGTCGAGGGACGGTTGGCCCACTTGCAGCGCGGCGGCGGCTTCGTCTTCATCCGCGAATACGGTGCCGCCCCGGTCGCGACACCCGGGATGCTGCAGGCCGAACGCGCCGACCGCGGGCCGGCCGTGCTGGTGCGTCCCGACGGCTACATCGCGTGGGCCGGTGCGTCGGCCCAGGCGCCGGACCGGATCACGAACATGGCCGCGGCAACTACCGTGCACGCGCGGTGATTTCGTTCTAGCCCGCGTTACCGGGTTGGACGAACGCCCGGAGATGACGGCGGGTCTGGTGGTCTTCCGCGCCGGGCTCGCCGTCGCTGTGCCGGCCCCGCGTGTAATCCCCTTGCCACGGCACCTTCTCGTTACCGGCGCCGCCCGCCGCCTCCTGCTCGCGGCCCAGTGCGCCGCGTGAACCGAGGAAGTGTTCGTGCTTGCGGCGCAGTTCCTCGTCGGATTCGATGGGCCGAAGTTCGGGGGCGAACTCCTCCAGCTCGGCCCGGCGTTGCGGCACGATCATGCAGATCGGCTCGCCGACCTCGAATCGCACCGGCATGAACTCGCGGGTGAACTTCCAGTTCATGCTGAAACTCGAACTGGACCAATCGGTTTCGACGATGCCTTCCAACGGGGAGACGGCGTCCTTCGGGTAGTTGGCCGGCCCGCGGGCCAGGAGGTTGTAGCCCGGCGGGGTGCGAAACAGGATCGGCAGGTGCCAGGTCAAGATGCCGTAGCCGAAGTGGCTCGACGGCAGGAACTGGCCGCTCTCGCGGGTGTCGGGAGCGATCATCAGGTTCGTGCGGTCGTTGCCGCCCATCCACGTCGCCGTGAACGCGCTGCGGTTGCGCACCTCCCAGCCGCTTTGGTTCGCGATCAGCATCGGCAGGCACCGGTGCGGCCACCCTTGCCGTATCTCCGACATCCACTCCCGGCCGATCGGCGCGGGGCTGATCGGGGGGGCGATCTCATGGGTGACGTACCCGATCAGTGGGCGGGACTGCCCACTGGACTTCTCACTCATCAAATCCTCGCTTCACCGGCCCTATCGAACACCGTCGACCATCACCGACGTCGCCAACGCACTATCGCGACCAAACGTTAACGGTCCGTGAACCGCAGCGCGCGCCAAGGACCGGCGATCAGCGCGTTCTGGCCAGCTCGGCGATGGTATTCACCCGCCGGACCGCGGTGGCGATCTCGTCGGCGAACTCGCGGCGCCGCCGGGCGATGTTCAGGTCATCGAAGCCGTCCACGAGTTCCCGATGCCGCACCAGCCGCAGCGCCGTCTTGAACAGTTCCATCGACCTCGACTCGGCGCTGGCGATCCTGCGCTGCAGCTCCCACTGCTTGCCCACTTCCAGGCACTCGGCAAGAAACGCGTCCTCGTCGAACGATTCGTCCTCGTAGGCGGCCAGCCGGTCCGCGACGACGTGGTAGGCGTCCAGGAACGGGCGCAGCACCAGGTGCGCCAGCAGCACGTCGGCCTTTTCCAGCAGGCCCCGCACGTCGGCCACGCCGGCCGCCTTGCTGGTGTCCTCCACCCGCCCGATCAGGCGCACCTCGTCGGCAAGTTCCTTCTCGAACTGCGCGCGCGCCGAGAACAAGAACTCGAATTTCAGCAACTCACGCAGGCGTAACGCCTCATCGCGCACAGCCGTGGGGTGTACCAGGGCGTCCACCGACTCCTCGGCGTTTTCCGCGGCGGCCAGCAATGCCGTCTCGGCGATCGCACGGTCGACCACGATGTGGATCGCCGCGTTGCGGTAGAACGCGGCGACCAGGTGCTGCTCCGCGCCGATACCCCAGACCGGTTCCGTGCCCGCGTCGTAGACGCTGACGACGCCGGAGGCGACCAATTGCTGCAGGGTCCAGCGGATGGTCGAGCGGTTCGTCAGATCGGCGGCCCCGGCGACAGCCCAGTTGTGCGCGGCGATGTAGCTCGCCAGCGGCCGCACCGTGGCCAATACCTCGCTGATGGACAGCGAGCGGTCGGCCCCCAACAGGGCAAGGCTGACCACCGCGGTCGGGGTGACCGGCGTCGCGCGATTTATCCGGTGCTCGACGTCCAACGCGATGCGCTCGATTTCGGTGCCTGTGCCGGACTCCTCGGCGCGCAGCTCCTCGAGGCGCTTGCGCAGCGGCAACGGTTCACCGAAGTCCAGGTAGGCGCGGCCGAGCCGCTCACCCTGCTGGCGTGCCAGCCGGATCAGGAAGCGAAAGTCTTCCGGCCGCTTCGTCGCACCATAGGCCTCGGTGGTCATGGCTTCCACCTCGTGCAGCTGGTCGTAGACGATCGACGTCGGCACCAAATACACTTCGGGGCCATCGATTTCGTCGACCGCGTCGGCGATGTAGCGCAGGATTCCGAACACCGGGGGACGCAGCTTGCCGGTCCTGGTCCGGCCCCCCTCGATGGACCAGGTCAGGTTGGCGTGGTTTTGCACCAGCTGCGCGGCGTAGGCGCGCAGCACGAAGCGGTAGACCGGAATGTCCTTGGTCTGCCGACGGATGAAGATGGTCCCGGTGCGCTTGGCCCAGACGCCCATCGGGAAGAAGTTCAGGTTGGCGCCGCCGAAGGTGAGCGCGGGTGAGAGCCGGTTGGCCTGGATCACCTCGGGCAGCAGTAGGCCGTCCAGGTAGGAGCGATGGGAAAAGGAAAACGCCAGCGTGGCTTTGCGATCCAGCTTGCGCAGCGCAGCGATCTGGTCCTCGTCGGTCAGCACATCATAGGCGCGCATCAGCCAGCAACTGAAGCTGCGCCAGGCCTTCACCGCTTGCTGGTCCAGCGAGGGCGCCATCTCGCGCAGATAACAGGCGGCCTCGGCGCGCACGCTCTCCGGGTCGCGGCCCAGGTCGTGGGCCAGCTTGTCCAGCCGCTGCGCATACCATGGCGCGCCCAGCAATTCGACGACCTCGGCCGGGTCGGTCGACAGCGGCGATGTCGATTCGGTGACCAGACCAGTGCGCTGCAACAACTTTCGCACTCCCACCCGGCCGATCTCCCGGGCGGTCCCCGCCGGTCCCCCGCTCATGCCGGCTGCACCGTGGCGGCTTCGGCGGGCTCGTGCACCTCCGGATGCGGTTCGGGTGCGTAGAGCTCTTCGATCTCGGCGGCGTACTTCGACATGATCGGCTTGCGTTTGAGCTTCATCGTCAGCGTGATCTCGTCACCGCCGGGTTCCCACAGGTGGGCAGGATGCGGAACCGTTTGATCTGTTCCACCCGGGAGAGTTTGTCGTTGCCCGCGGCCACCCCGGCCGCGACCTGCGCGACGACCTCGGGGTCGGCCGCCAGGGCGGCCGCCGAGGCGTCGGGCAGGCCGCGCTGGACCGCATACGGGCCCACCGAGTCGGCGTCGAAGACCATCAGTGCGGTGTTGTACGGCCGTCCGTCGCCGATGGTGATCATCACCCCGACCATGGGACACGCGGCCAGGATGGCGTTCTCAATGTTGGCCGGGGACATGTTCTTTCCGGCCGCATTGATGATCAGCTCCTTCTTGCGATCCACCACGCGCAGGTAGCCTTCGGCGTCGGCCTCCAGGATGTCGCCGGTGTGCAACCAGCCCTCGGCGTCGATCGCCTCGGCCGTCTTCTCCGGCTCCTTGCGGTAGCCCCTCATCACCAGCGGACCGCGGACCAAGAACTCGCCGTCGTCGGCGATCCGGCCCTCCAGCCCGGGCAGCAGCTTGCCGACCGAACCCAGCCGGGCCTCACGCGGGTGACTCACCGCCGCAACGCAACTCAGCTCCGACATCCCCCACACCTCGGCGATCGGAATCCCGATGCCGGCAAAGAAGGCCAGCGTCTCCCTGGGGATCGGCGCCGCGCCCGAGACCGCCCAGCGCAGTTCGCCGAACCCGAGCCGCTCGCGCAGCCTGCACAGCACCAGCTCGTCGGCCCGGGCCCATTCGGCGGCCAGCTCGTCCGACATCCGGCCACCGGTCAACAGGGCATCGGCGCGCCTGGCGGCCACCGCCATCGCCCACTGCAACGCTTGACGCTTGACCTCGTCGGCCTCGTTGGCGATGGTGAATTCGATTCCCGCCTTGAGCCTTTCCCAGACCCTCGGCACCGCGGCCCACACCGTGGGCCGCACGTCGGGCAGCGCGGCTGCGATGGCCCGCGGATCGTCGACGACGGTGACCTGAGCGCCGAACACCTCCAGGGCGTAGAGCCCCATCACCCGGTCGGCCATGTGCGCCGTCGGGAGATACGAGGTGACCCGGTCACCGAACTCCGAAGGAAGCACGGTGTTGAGCGCCCGGGACTCGAACAGCAGGTTGGCGTGGGTCATCTCCACACCTTTCGGGTTTCCGGTGGTTCCCGAGGTGTAGACGAGCGTCACGATGTCGTCGGGTTGTACTGCGCGCCAGGTCGATTCGAAGTCGAAGTCGTCGTCGGCCGCCGCGTACAGCTGCTCGACCGACAGGGTGCCCGGCGGTGCCCCGTCGATGCAGACGATGTGCTCGATCGGCACCCCGCTGGCGCGGATCCGGTCCACGTACTGCTCCTCGCAGATCGCGACCTTGGTGCCGGCGTTGCCGAACAGGTACGTCAGCTGCTCGGCCGGGAGCGTGTTGTAGACCGAAAACGACGTCGCCCCAAGGTGTTGCGCACCGATTTCGAGCGGATAGAACTCGATCCGGTTGGCCATCATCAGCGACACGGCGTCGCCGCGCCGAATCCCCAACCCCGAAAGGCCGGCGGCGACCTTGCGCACCTGTTCGGCGCACTCGCGCCACGTCATGGTCTGGGTTGCACCGGGTGTGCGTAGCACGACGGCGTCGGGGTCGATCGCGGCGTTGCGCTGAAACGCCGCGCACAAGGTGGCCGGATCCTGGGCTGTCGTCATTTCCGTCCTCCCCGGCGCCGCATCAGCACTGCCCTGGTGAGCCTACGTCCGAGCACAGGGGCAGGAAACATATCCCGTGACTTCACCGGTTCACGCCTGCGCGCGCCAGAGCTGCACCGTGCTCGTCGCGCCGCCGGGCAGCTCCACCAGCTCGATCGGCGTGCCATCGGGGTCGTGGATGAAGAACATCCGCACGCCCCCGATGTCGACGGGCGGGTCGGCCCGCACGCCGGGGTGGTGGCGCGTCACGGTGTCGTAGGCGGCGTCGAGATCGTCGACGCGAAACGACATGTTGGTGTAGCCGAGGTGCGGGCCGCTCGGGCACTCGGGCACCGCACCCAACGACAACAGCTCCACCATCGCCGCCCCGATCAGCCCGCCGATCATGCGGCCCTGCTGGGCGGCGCCGCCGGTGACCGAATCCAGTCCGGCGCCTGCGAGTTCGACGTCGAAGACCACGTCCATGCCCAGCACCGCGGTGTAGAAGGCCAGCGACGCCTCGATGTCGGAGACGCCGATGCAGACATGCGAGAAGTTCTGCACGGCGATGGGGTGCTGCTGGCTCATGTGGGCTCCTTGCCGGGGCTGGGTGGGTGAAT
This window harbors:
- a CDS encoding FAD-dependent oxidoreductase translates to MSTTTVREVDVLVVGAGPTGLTAAGDLARAGRSVTVLERWPAENPTSRAFAVMPRTLEVLDARDAADELLAVGQRGPDVTLFARARLDLTRLNSAYPFVLITPQTNVDAALRRYAVAEGADIRRGVEVVALEQDAAGVTVTARPKGDGDPAHRQTWRARYVLGADGAHSTVRTLLGVEFPGKMVLTSLMLADVKLAHGPSRGGLVVNTTGDVLGFLAPYNRHDGDGSWYRALVWDRDHQLPDSAPVDDAEIIDVLARAMRTDFGVIEIGWKSRFHCDERQVAQYRHGRVFLAGDAAHVHSPMGGQGMNTGIQDAANLAWKLDAALGGAADALLDTYQDERHPIGKRVLLQSGMIARGATLHRRPAIWLRNLLAPNLLRIPAVQDFVAGSFAGTTLRYGRRGPVGTRAAAIPLVEGRLAHLQRGGGFVFIREYGAAPVATPGMLQAERADRGPAVLVRPDGYIAWAGASAQAPDRITNMAAATTVHAR
- a CDS encoding DUF6065 family protein; this encodes MSEKSSGQSRPLIGYVTHEIAPPISPAPIGREWMSEIRQGWPHRCLPMLIANQSGWEVRNRSAFTATWMGGNDRTNLMIAPDTRESGQFLPSSHFGYGILTWHLPILFRTPPGYNLLARGPANYPKDAVSPLEGIVETDWSSSSFSMNWKFTREFMPVRFEVGEPICMIVPQRRAELEEFAPELRPIESDEELRRKHEHFLGSRGALGREQEAAGGAGNEKVPWQGDYTRGRHSDGEPGAEDHQTRRHLRAFVQPGNAG
- a CDS encoding TetR/AcrR family transcriptional regulator gives rise to the protein MPTRDGKVTRATILGAARTLFSTHGFERTTIRSIAAEAGVDPALVMHYFGNKADLFAAVSRLDITFPDLTGVAPDRIADVLVPLLIRVWDPAGSFLPLLRAAATNRTAADALLEVFVEKVTPALASVTPDRAAERTAMVGSQVLGIAMARNVVGMPALAAMDDATLTEWLRPVLAHYLTGAAPLSQASPDRENRA
- a CDS encoding aminotransferase class I/II-fold pyridoxal phosphate-dependent enzyme produces the protein MPVQNSITGSGAESIAASIEAAISAGSLAPGDALPPVRELATRLGVNANTAAAAYRLLRHRGAVETAGRRGTRVRHRPATTPRSLLGLDVPAGVRDLSTGNPHPDLLPIAGASLAGPGAGPPVLYGEPAVSPALEEFARRALLADGIPADHLAVTSGALDGIERALTAHLRPGDRVAVEDPGWANLLDLFAALGLSAEPVRVDDEGPLADDLARALGSGVRALVLTNRAQNPTGAALSAHRAESLRPLLARRAEDLLLVEDDHCAGISGAPLHTLAGCTAHWAFVRSASKAYGPDLRVAVLAGDHRTIERVHGRLRLGPGWVSHFLQRLAVALWSDQAAGELVATAERHYADSRQRLCGALTERGLPAHGRSGLNVWVPVPDETVAVSRLLGGGWAAAPGSRFRMNTPPGIRITISDVTPDEIDPLADAVARAVHPAGRATV
- the ilvA gene encoding threonine ammonia-lyase, whose amino-acid sequence is MSAELSQSPSVSPLSAADIDSAAKRIAAVVAPTPLQFSDRLSALTGAQVYLKREDLQIVRSYKLRGAYNLLVQLSEAELAAGVVCSSAGNHAQGFAYACRMLQVHGRVYVPAKTPMQKRDRIRYHGGDFIDLIVGGTTYDLAAEAALADVQSTGATLVPPYDDLRTMAGQGTIGVELLDQLDNEPDLVVVPVGGGGCIAGITTYLAERTDNTSVLGVEPAGAAAMMAALSAGEPVTLDHVDQFVDGAAVRRAGDLTYAALAAAGDMVSITAVDEGAVCTSMLGLYQNEGIIAEPAGALSVTGLLDADIEPGSTVVCLISGGNNDVSRYGEVLERSLVHLGLKHYFLVDFPQEPGALRRFLDTVLGPDDDITLFEYVKRNNRETGEALVGIQLGSSADLDGLLARMRATELHVESLKPGSPAYRYLLL
- a CDS encoding nitroreductase family deazaflavin-dependent oxidoreductase, translated to MPLKGEYLPSPLDWSREQADKYAESGGAEAADMKGKPIILLTTVGAKTGKLRKTPLMRVEHDGQYAVVASLGGAPKHPVWYHNIKKNPRVELQDGSVTRDYEAREVFDDEKATWWERAVQAWPDYAEYQTKTDRQIPVFVLTPVG